The proteins below come from a single Natrinema sp. SYSU A 869 genomic window:
- a CDS encoding (R)-citramalate synthase translates to MRLLDTTLRDGEQAPGVSLSPDEKVEIARSLEHAGVSVIEAGSACTGAGERQAISRVTDLDLDACVTSFCRGMQGDIDLALECDVDGVHIVVPASDRHVEGKVGTSRVDNLEKTAELVAYATDHDLWVEVIGEDGSRADLDYLEELAETSLEAGADRFCFADTVGHTGPEHTHEAVSRLADIGPVSAHTHDDLGLGVTNALAAVSAGADLVHCTVDGLGERAGNVALEEVAIALSHVYDLETLELEELYGLAQTVSRATGVQLPPNKAVIGENAFTHESGIHTDGTLKDDKMYEPYAPETVGRERRLALGKHTGRAGVAATLEEHGVEADDDEIAEIATRVTELGDRGRRVTDADLLAIAEDVTGEDRERVVDLLDLTATSGGAVPTASIRLAVDGEERVASGTGSGPVDAAVSAVREALGSMADAELESYHVDAVTGGTDAVVTVEVTMVRNDRSVTVARSEADITRASVKAMVDALDRLLAADPQSLAPADD, encoded by the coding sequence GTGCGCCTTCTCGACACGACGCTTCGCGACGGCGAACAAGCGCCGGGTGTCTCGCTTTCCCCCGACGAGAAAGTCGAGATCGCCCGCTCGCTCGAGCACGCCGGCGTCTCCGTCATCGAGGCCGGCAGCGCCTGTACCGGCGCGGGTGAGCGACAGGCTATCTCACGGGTGACCGATCTCGATCTCGACGCCTGCGTCACGAGCTTCTGTCGTGGGATGCAAGGCGACATCGACCTCGCGCTCGAGTGTGATGTCGACGGCGTCCACATCGTCGTCCCCGCCAGCGACCGTCACGTCGAGGGCAAGGTCGGCACGTCCCGTGTGGACAACCTCGAGAAGACCGCCGAACTGGTCGCTTACGCCACGGACCACGACCTCTGGGTCGAAGTCATCGGCGAGGACGGCTCTCGAGCGGATCTGGACTACCTCGAGGAGTTGGCCGAAACCTCACTCGAGGCAGGCGCGGACCGCTTTTGTTTCGCCGACACCGTTGGTCACACCGGGCCGGAACACACCCACGAGGCCGTCTCCCGACTTGCCGACATCGGCCCGGTCAGCGCCCACACCCACGACGATCTCGGACTGGGCGTGACCAACGCACTTGCGGCCGTCTCCGCGGGTGCCGATCTCGTCCACTGCACGGTCGACGGACTCGGCGAACGCGCCGGCAACGTCGCCTTAGAGGAGGTCGCGATCGCCCTCTCGCACGTTTACGACCTCGAAACGCTCGAACTCGAGGAACTGTACGGGCTGGCTCAAACAGTCTCCCGGGCGACGGGGGTTCAGCTGCCGCCGAACAAGGCCGTCATCGGCGAGAACGCCTTCACCCACGAGAGCGGGATTCACACCGATGGAACGCTCAAAGACGACAAGATGTACGAGCCCTACGCGCCCGAGACCGTCGGGCGCGAGCGCCGACTCGCGCTCGGCAAACACACTGGCCGTGCAGGCGTCGCGGCGACCCTCGAGGAACACGGCGTCGAAGCCGACGACGACGAAATTGCCGAGATCGCGACCCGCGTGACCGAACTCGGCGACCGCGGCCGCCGGGTGACCGACGCCGATCTGCTCGCCATCGCCGAGGACGTCACCGGCGAGGACCGCGAGCGGGTCGTCGACCTGCTCGATCTCACCGCCACCAGCGGCGGTGCCGTGCCGACCGCCAGCATCCGACTAGCCGTCGACGGCGAGGAACGCGTCGCCAGCGGCACCGGCTCCGGCCCCGTCGACGCTGCCGTTTCCGCCGTCCGCGAGGCGCTGGGCTCGATGGCCGACGCCGAACTCGAGTCCTATCACGTTGACGCGGTCACGGGCGGGACCGACGCCGTCGTCACCGTCGAAGTCACGATGGTTCGCAACGACCGCTCGGTGACAGTTGCTCGCAGCGAGGCCGACATAACCCGCGCGAGCGTGAAAGCGATGGTCGACGCGCTCGATCGACTGCTCGCGGCCGACCCCCAGTCACTCGCGCCGGCCGACGATTGA
- the ppc gene encoding phosphoenolpyruvate carboxylase produces the protein MRLHNREVRQDVRELGALLGNVLEEQTSRRSFENVESCRQAAIEYRSGDLESRESLITELEGLSPHRQRIVARAFTTYFELINLAEERERVRTIRTESHEGTLDDSLETAAEELGEADVETVQQVLDDVLIEPTFTAHPTEARRKTVKSKLREISTYLETLDERLLTDKEENQLWRDIDAEVTSLWQTPQVRNRQPEPEDEARNVQWYLENTLFEVVGEVYDELDDAIDAEVPGDLEIPKLFEFRSWAGSDRDGNPYVTPDVTANTLERQRSVILEQYRTQLKRLSGVLSQDGSRIDAGSEFQAALERDRDRLPGSARTAEERYPDEPYRQKLKLMRERLRRVGDVRPGGYDEVDDLLTDLEVIATSLRNNGAESVVDAHVDPIRRQVATFGFSLASLDLREHQAKHTDAIAEALEAEGIDYHGLSEDDRVEFLTDAVLQDEPVIDLSDTDELSDDSERVLQLFDSLADWQTEYGVNAIDTYAISMTDEPSHVLEVLFLADQAGVVSLPEHSGIDIVPLLETEYALSGARRIMGTLFENEAYSQALEARGRTQEIMLGYSDSNKENGFLAANWSLYKNQRRLGEICDDHDVTMRLFHGRGGSISRGGGPMNEALLALPNSTVTGQVKFTEQGEAIAEKYANPRIAERNIEQMLNAQLRARKQSIDQPEEEIRDEWVEAMETMADTARQEYRDLLESDGFVQYFEQATPITVIEDLDLGSRPASRSGERTVEDLRAIPWVFSWTQSRCILPGWYAIATGMQSYLEDGGSMETLQEMYEEWPFFRTTLDNAALSLSRTELEIAERYADMADEDLRDRFFPRVADEYQRATDLITEIGQRDRLHTRDWLGENLERRNPYVDPLNMLQVYLLNRTHRTDIEERTLRLTVKGIAAGMKNTG, from the coding sequence ATGCGACTCCACAACAGGGAAGTCCGACAAGACGTTCGCGAACTCGGTGCGTTGCTCGGGAACGTCCTTGAGGAGCAGACGTCCCGCAGGTCGTTCGAGAACGTCGAGTCCTGTCGACAGGCAGCTATCGAGTACCGATCCGGGGACCTCGAGTCACGAGAGTCACTCATCACGGAACTAGAGGGGCTCTCGCCGCATCGACAGCGGATCGTCGCCCGTGCGTTCACGACCTATTTCGAGCTGATCAACCTCGCTGAGGAGCGCGAACGGGTCCGCACGATCCGTACCGAATCCCACGAGGGAACCCTCGACGATAGCCTCGAGACCGCGGCCGAAGAGCTCGGTGAAGCCGACGTCGAGACGGTCCAGCAGGTCCTGGATGACGTCTTGATCGAGCCGACGTTCACCGCCCACCCGACCGAAGCCCGCCGGAAGACCGTCAAGTCCAAACTGCGGGAGATTTCGACGTATCTCGAGACCCTAGACGAGCGGCTGCTGACCGACAAGGAGGAGAACCAGCTCTGGCGGGACATCGACGCGGAGGTCACGAGCCTCTGGCAGACGCCCCAGGTTCGCAATCGTCAGCCAGAGCCCGAAGACGAGGCGCGCAACGTCCAATGGTACCTCGAGAACACGCTGTTCGAGGTCGTCGGCGAGGTCTACGACGAACTCGACGACGCGATCGACGCGGAAGTGCCGGGCGACCTCGAGATCCCGAAACTCTTCGAGTTCCGTTCGTGGGCGGGCAGCGACCGCGACGGCAACCCATACGTGACCCCCGACGTGACTGCGAACACGCTCGAGCGCCAGCGCTCGGTCATCTTAGAGCAGTACCGAACCCAACTCAAGCGTCTCTCGGGGGTTCTGAGTCAGGACGGGAGCCGGATCGACGCCGGCTCCGAGTTCCAGGCTGCCCTCGAGCGTGATCGGGACCGACTCCCCGGCAGCGCTCGCACGGCCGAGGAGCGCTACCCCGACGAACCCTACCGACAGAAGCTCAAGCTCATGCGCGAGCGACTCCGCCGCGTGGGCGATGTTCGACCGGGCGGCTACGACGAGGTCGACGACCTCCTCACGGACCTCGAGGTCATCGCGACGAGCCTGCGGAACAACGGTGCCGAGAGCGTCGTCGACGCCCACGTCGACCCGATCCGCCGGCAGGTCGCCACCTTCGGCTTCTCGCTGGCGAGTCTCGACCTGCGCGAGCATCAGGCGAAACACACCGACGCCATCGCCGAAGCCCTCGAGGCCGAGGGGATCGACTACCACGGGCTCTCAGAGGACGACCGTGTCGAATTCCTGACCGATGCCGTCCTGCAGGACGAGCCAGTGATCGATCTGAGCGACACTGACGAACTCTCGGACGATTCCGAGCGGGTCCTCCAGCTGTTCGACAGCCTCGCGGACTGGCAGACCGAGTACGGGGTCAACGCCATCGACACCTATGCCATCTCGATGACGGACGAGCCCAGCCACGTCCTCGAAGTCCTCTTCCTGGCCGACCAGGCCGGCGTCGTCTCCCTGCCCGAGCATTCGGGGATTGACATCGTCCCGCTACTCGAGACCGAATACGCTCTCTCAGGGGCGCGTCGGATCATGGGGACGCTGTTCGAAAACGAGGCCTATTCGCAGGCGCTCGAGGCGCGCGGCCGGACCCAGGAGATCATGCTCGGCTACTCGGACTCGAACAAGGAGAACGGCTTCCTCGCGGCGAACTGGTCGCTGTACAAGAACCAGCGCCGGCTCGGTGAGATCTGTGACGACCACGACGTAACGATGCGGCTGTTCCACGGCCGCGGCGGCTCGATCTCCCGTGGCGGCGGCCCGATGAACGAGGCGCTGCTGGCGCTGCCGAACTCGACCGTGACGGGCCAGGTCAAGTTCACCGAACAGGGCGAGGCCATCGCCGAGAAGTACGCTAACCCGCGCATCGCCGAGCGCAACATCGAGCAGATGCTCAACGCCCAGCTCCGGGCGCGCAAGCAGTCGATCGACCAGCCCGAAGAGGAGATCCGCGACGAGTGGGTCGAGGCCATGGAAACCATGGCCGACACCGCCCGCCAAGAGTACCGCGACCTCCTCGAGAGCGATGGGTTCGTTCAGTACTTCGAACAGGCAACGCCGATCACCGTCATCGAAGACCTCGATCTGGGGTCGCGCCCGGCCTCCCGTAGCGGCGAGCGCACTGTCGAGGACCTGCGGGCGATCCCGTGGGTGTTCTCCTGGACCCAGTCGCGGTGTATCCTGCCCGGCTGGTACGCCATCGCAACGGGGATGCAGTCCTATCTCGAGGACGGCGGATCGATGGAGACGCTCCAGGAGATGTACGAGGAGTGGCCGTTCTTCCGGACGACGCTGGACAACGCCGCGCTCTCGCTGTCGCGGACCGAACTTGAGATCGCCGAGCGATACGCGGACATGGCCGACGAGGACCTTCGCGATCGATTCTTCCCCCGCGTCGCCGACGAATACCAGCGAGCGACCGATCTGATCACCGAGATCGGCCAGCGAGACCGCCTGCATACTCGCGATTGGCTCGGTGAAAACCTCGAGCGCCGGAACCCCTATGTCGATCCGCTGAACATGCTGCAGGTCTACCTACTCAACCGCACTCATCGGACAGACATCGAGGAACGGACCCTGCGGCTAACGGTCAAAGGAATCGCAGCCGGCATGAAGAATACGGGGTAG
- a CDS encoding NAD-dependent epimerase/dehydratase family protein: protein MNLEAKSVLVTGGAGFIGSNLANHLAEENDVTVVDDCYLGTPKNLSDDVEFVDASVLDDDLPTDVNVVFHLAALSSYAMHEDDPTTGARVNVEGFVNVVEQARQDGCETVVYASTSSIYGSRTEPSPEDMDVSVNTGYEASKLARERYGEYFSNHYNMSMAGMRFFSVYQGYGGAEEHKGEYANVIAQFADDIADGESPVLYGDGTQTRDFTHVSDIVRGLEQAAANELDGIYNLGTGEAYDFNTVVEMLNDELETDVEPEYVANPIPDSVYVHDTCADASKIREEVGWEPRIDFEEGIRRVCTQYMDE, encoded by the coding sequence ATGAACCTCGAGGCCAAATCCGTCCTCGTCACCGGGGGAGCGGGATTTATCGGATCGAATCTGGCAAACCATCTCGCCGAGGAAAACGACGTGACCGTCGTCGACGACTGTTATCTGGGGACGCCCAAGAACCTGTCCGACGACGTCGAGTTCGTCGATGCGAGCGTACTGGACGACGACCTGCCGACGGACGTTAACGTAGTGTTCCATCTGGCCGCGCTGTCCTCGTACGCGATGCACGAGGACGATCCGACGACCGGTGCCAGGGTGAACGTCGAGGGGTTCGTCAACGTGGTCGAGCAGGCTCGCCAAGACGGCTGCGAGACAGTAGTGTATGCATCGACGTCGTCGATTTACGGCAGCCGAACAGAGCCGTCGCCGGAAGACATGGACGTGAGCGTGAATACAGGGTACGAGGCCTCGAAGCTGGCCCGTGAGCGCTACGGCGAGTACTTCTCGAATCACTACAACATGTCGATGGCCGGCATGCGATTTTTCTCGGTCTACCAGGGGTACGGCGGCGCTGAAGAGCACAAGGGCGAGTACGCCAACGTGATTGCCCAGTTCGCCGACGACATCGCCGACGGCGAGTCGCCCGTACTCTACGGGGACGGCACCCAGACGCGGGACTTCACGCACGTCTCCGATATCGTCCGGGGACTCGAGCAAGCCGCAGCGAACGAACTCGACGGAATCTACAATCTCGGAACGGGAGAGGCGTACGACTTCAACACCGTTGTCGAGATGCTCAACGACGAACTCGAGACTGACGTGGAACCGGAGTACGTCGCAAATCCGATTCCCGATTCGGTCTACGTCCACGACACCTGTGCCGACGCCTCGAAGATTCGCGAGGAAGTCGGCTGGGAGCCCCGGATCGATTTCGAGGAAGGGATTCGACGAGTCTGCACGCAGTATATGGACGAGTGA
- a CDS encoding MaoC family dehydratase, which produces MRYYEDLDVGETQEFGEYHVTKAEIIEFAERYDPQSFHTDEEAAEDSAFGELVASGWHTAAMCMRMLVDGPIQDRASMGARGVDELRWKQPVRPGDTLSIRTEILDKRVSESDPERGYVDSLLEGVNQDGDVVISWIGLGMIARRNPGED; this is translated from the coding sequence ATGCGCTACTACGAGGACCTCGATGTCGGGGAAACCCAGGAGTTCGGCGAGTATCACGTCACGAAAGCAGAGATTATTGAGTTCGCAGAGCGGTACGACCCGCAGTCGTTCCACACCGACGAGGAGGCCGCCGAGGACTCTGCGTTCGGCGAACTGGTCGCGTCGGGCTGGCACACCGCTGCCATGTGCATGCGAATGCTCGTCGACGGCCCGATCCAGGACCGGGCCAGTATGGGCGCTCGCGGTGTCGACGAACTCCGGTGGAAACAGCCCGTCCGACCCGGCGACACGCTCTCGATTCGCACCGAAATACTCGACAAGCGGGTCTCCGAGAGCGACCCCGAGCGCGGCTACGTCGACAGCCTCCTCGAGGGTGTCAATCAGGACGGCGATGTCGTCATCTCGTGGATCGGACTTGGTATGATCGCGCGTCGAAACCCGGGCGAGGACTGA
- a CDS encoding metal-dependent hydrolase, with the protein MMLPTHALLGLAIAAPLIVVAPEFAPAALVGAFLGSVLPDFDLYAGHRRTLHYPTLYVAAAVPIAITAAFVVTPWLVAAAFLFAGAALHCRMDRYGGGLELRPWEATSDRAVYDHVRNQWRAPKRWIRYDGAPEDVLLAVSVGVPLWIVLESPLRWLVGTALLVGGTYGLLRRRLATIASVVFGSVPEPVDEYVPSRYNTIESAAGADRQAESISGYLAQ; encoded by the coding sequence ATGATGCTACCGACACACGCGCTACTGGGGCTGGCCATCGCAGCGCCGCTCATCGTCGTCGCCCCGGAGTTCGCACCGGCGGCGCTCGTCGGCGCGTTTCTCGGCAGCGTGCTGCCGGACTTCGATCTCTACGCGGGACATCGGCGGACGCTCCACTATCCGACACTGTACGTGGCCGCTGCCGTCCCGATTGCGATCACAGCAGCGTTCGTCGTGACCCCATGGCTCGTCGCCGCCGCCTTCCTGTTCGCCGGCGCTGCCCTCCACTGTCGAATGGACCGATACGGCGGCGGCCTCGAACTTCGCCCGTGGGAGGCGACCTCCGACCGAGCGGTCTATGACCACGTCAGGAACCAGTGGCGAGCGCCGAAACGCTGGATTCGGTACGACGGCGCACCGGAAGACGTCCTCCTCGCGGTGTCCGTCGGTGTCCCGCTCTGGATCGTCCTCGAGAGCCCCCTCCGGTGGCTCGTTGGTACCGCGTTGCTGGTCGGCGGGACGTACGGACTCCTTCGGCGGCGGCTCGCGACCATCGCGTCGGTCGTGTTCGGGTCCGTTCCCGAGCCGGTCGACGAGTACGTGCCGAGTCGATACAATACGATTGAATCTGCCGCTGGGGCCGACCGGCAGGCGGAATCGATTTCTGGATACCTCGCCCAATAG
- a CDS encoding IS630 family transposase (programmed frameshift) — MDHLDEISVEELQDALDNVEGKKPTQRLLAAIAFKNGVTQTELAEWYDIQRRTIYSWLKRLDTDESLEQAVTDAHRSGRKRKLSEKEQQEFEEVVHDSPEEVGVDAPAWTPALVQQYLDETYDVEYSIPSCRRLLNEAGLSYQKPRRTAAEAEADEQETFYDELKKKRREMDATVVCIDQTKKSVQVEPRAAWFPRGTRPSVELSGQRDWTCLLGAITENGDRFFSRFTEYVTAEHTKHFILALCREFEGNLIVVLDGAPYFQASAVTDLAARDDLAFVTLPSYSPELNPVEECWRPLQASLSNRFFDSLDELTTAIDTALDQLSIPKVSNYF, encoded by the exons GTGGATCATCTCGACGAAATCTCTGTCGAGGAATTGCAAGATGCCCTCGACAACGTGGAGGGGAAGAAGCCGACACAACGGCTCTTAGCGGCAATAGCGTTCAAAAACGGCGTTACACAGACTGAACTAGCCGAGTGGTACGACATTCAGCGACGCACGATCTATAGCTGGCTCAAGCGACTCGACACCGACGAGTCGCTTGAGCAGGCTGTTACTGATGCTCACCGATCTGGGAGAAAACGAAAGCTCTCAGAAAAAGAGCAACAAGAATTCGAGGAAGTTGTCCACGACTCACCCGAGGAAGTTGGGGTTGACGCGCCGGCGTGGACGCCGGCGCTCGTCCAGCAGTATCTCGACGAGACCTACGATGTCGAGTACTCAATCCCGAGTTGCCGGCGGTTGCTGAACGAGGCGGGATTGAGCTACCAAAAACCACGCCGCACAGCCGCTGAAGCTGAGGCTGACGAACAAGAAACGTTCTACGACGAACTCA AAAAAAAGCGGCGGGAGATGGACGCCACAGTAGTCTGTATCGACCAAACCAAGAAATCCGTGCAAGTTGAGCCGCGTGCCGCGTGGTTTCCGCGCGGCACGCGACCCTCTGTCGAACTCTCTGGCCAACGCGACTGGACGTGTCTGCTGGGCGCGATCACCGAAAACGGTGATCGCTTTTTCTCCCGATTCACTGAGTACGTCACCGCCGAACACACGAAACATTTCATTTTAGCATTATGCAGAGAATTCGAAGGTAACTTGATTGTCGTCCTAGATGGAGCGCCATATTTTCAGGCGTCAGCCGTCACGGACCTGGCGGCCCGTGACGACCTCGCCTTCGTGACGTTACCGTCGTATTCGCCGGAACTGAATCCTGTCGAGGAGTGCTGGAGACCGCTTCAAGCGTCTCTTAGCAACCGCTTCTTTGATTCACTCGACGAGCTGACGACAGCGATTGATACAGCTCTCGACCAACTCTCAATCCCAAAGGTGAGTAACTATTTCTAA
- a CDS encoding halocyanin domain-containing protein has protein sequence MTRNETNRRRFLTAAAGVGIVSIAGCLGNNEDDSPEDTDTPTDTNATTNPEPETDTQTSDNETETDGNETNTDKDTTTESNNTPSSIDEYLADTGNYDGTVKDNTSDDAIDVMIGVQGNGPGAQAYDPAAMKVSPGTLVRWVWTGEGGRHNVVSESGEFTSGATNASGHTYEYTFDEPGTYFYYCETHTEVKMRGAVVVADS, from the coding sequence GTGACCCGAAACGAGACGAACCGGCGCCGCTTCCTCACGGCTGCTGCGGGCGTGGGAATCGTATCGATCGCTGGCTGTCTCGGCAACAACGAGGACGATTCTCCTGAGGACACGGATACGCCGACAGATACTAACGCCACCACTAATCCAGAACCAGAGACAGACACGCAGACCAGTGATAACGAGACTGAGACTGACGGCAACGAAACTAACACCGACAAAGACACTACAACCGAGTCTAATAACACTCCTAGCTCAATCGATGAGTATCTCGCTGACACCGGCAACTACGACGGCACGGTCAAGGACAACACCAGCGACGATGCCATCGACGTTATGATCGGTGTGCAGGGCAACGGCCCCGGTGCACAGGCATACGATCCCGCCGCGATGAAGGTCTCACCCGGTACGCTGGTCAGATGGGTCTGGACGGGCGAGGGCGGTCGGCACAACGTCGTCAGCGAGAGTGGTGAGTTCACGTCTGGTGCGACTAATGCCAGCGGCCACACCTACGAGTACACGTTCGACGAACCCGGTACCTACTTCTACTACTGCGAGACACATACCGAGGTCAAGATGCGTGGCGCAGTCGTTGTCGCCGACTCGTAA
- a CDS encoding BBE domain-containing protein — protein METHRQVIEDAPEELTTILLSGHVPNLPPIPDDLAGKKAVVILGCYAGNPEEGEQVIAPLREIGEPLLDMSDMMPYEMLHDLGAQMYPWGRKYTHRSVFVDDLSDDIHGIIVERTEAAPTPMSAVGIWPLGGNIGHGGDYAYPWEDKQYMITIEGNWEEFQNEPTLDWAAETERKIREAGGEGAYAGFTGVEERDWESWAVQVYGDNYDRLAEIKAEYDPDNVFNQNVNMALSSYSIPTYRSVSEPATAFLQSIPSLHHLPVLRFLLSRQCLNIDPQEKLISK, from the coding sequence ATGGAGACCCACCGGCAGGTCATCGAGGACGCCCCCGAAGAGCTGACCACCATTCTCCTCTCGGGTCACGTTCCGAACCTCCCGCCGATACCCGATGATCTCGCAGGTAAGAAGGCCGTCGTTATCCTTGGCTGCTACGCAGGCAACCCCGAAGAAGGCGAACAGGTCATCGCGCCGCTTCGCGAGATCGGCGAGCCGCTCCTCGACATGAGCGACATGATGCCCTACGAAATGCTCCACGACCTCGGTGCGCAGATGTACCCGTGGGGCCGCAAGTACACTCATCGCTCGGTATTCGTCGACGACCTCTCCGACGACATCCACGGCATCATCGTCGAGCGGACTGAGGCGGCGCCGACGCCGATGTCAGCGGTTGGTATCTGGCCGCTCGGCGGGAACATCGGTCACGGCGGCGACTATGCATACCCGTGGGAGGACAAGCAGTATATGATCACTATCGAGGGCAACTGGGAGGAGTTCCAGAATGAGCCAACCCTCGACTGGGCCGCCGAGACCGAACGAAAGATTCGCGAAGCAGGCGGTGAGGGCGCCTACGCTGGCTTCACCGGCGTTGAAGAGCGTGACTGGGAGAGCTGGGCTGTGCAGGTGTATGGCGACAACTACGACCGCCTTGCCGAAATCAAGGCCGAGTACGATCCGGACAACGTGTTCAACCAGAACGTCAATATGGCACTGTCTAGTTACTCGATTCCGACGTATAGAAGTGTTTCAGAGCCTGCCACAGCATTTTTACAGTCGATACCGTCACTTCATCACCTTCCTGTATTGCGATTTCTCTTATCTAGACAGTGCCTCAATATCGATCCTCAGGAGAAACTGATCTCCAAGTAG
- a CDS encoding tyrosine-type recombinase/integrase, with amino-acid sequence MSLEPIDPETALELYLMDKEAELAESSIQSHRYRLKHFLRWCEMEDIDNLNDLTGRKLQQYRLWRRDDGDLSVSSEKTQMDTLRVFIRWAESIDAVEQDLSTKVRSPSMTPEQNTRDEMLETEEAEAVLSYLAKYDYASREHVTVALMWHTMMRVSSVNALDVDDYNPGEQYIEVHHRPETDTPIKNKKDGERLVALSDDICMLLDDWIEEKRPNVTDDFGREPLVATRRAARTRLRFGSTSTRRPDRASVGQNAPKIGTQKSVRLLSTTRKRSGVPRTSTPTPFVGVASHTRSTVTFPTTSSAIART; translated from the coding sequence ATGAGTCTCGAGCCAATCGATCCGGAGACAGCACTCGAGCTGTACCTCATGGACAAGGAAGCCGAACTCGCTGAGAGTTCGATTCAGTCGCATAGGTACCGCCTCAAGCACTTCCTACGCTGGTGCGAGATGGAGGACATCGACAACCTCAACGACCTCACCGGTCGCAAACTCCAGCAGTATCGTCTCTGGCGTCGCGACGACGGTGACCTCTCCGTCTCCAGCGAGAAGACCCAGATGGACACGCTGCGCGTGTTCATCCGCTGGGCCGAGTCGATTGACGCCGTCGAACAGGACCTCTCGACGAAGGTCCGTTCGCCGTCGATGACGCCAGAGCAAAACACCCGCGACGAGATGCTGGAGACCGAGGAAGCCGAAGCGGTTCTCTCGTACCTTGCTAAGTATGACTACGCATCCCGTGAACACGTCACCGTCGCGCTGATGTGGCACACGATGATGCGTGTCAGCAGCGTCAACGCCCTCGACGTCGACGACTACAATCCCGGCGAGCAGTACATCGAGGTCCACCACCGCCCAGAGACTGACACACCAATCAAGAACAAGAAAGACGGTGAGCGCCTGGTCGCACTGTCGGATGACATCTGCATGCTACTCGACGACTGGATCGAAGAGAAGCGACCGAACGTGACTGACGACTTCGGCCGTGAACCACTCGTCGCGACGAGGAGGGCCGCGCGAACAAGACTACGCTTCGGAAGTACGTCTACCAGGCGACCCGACCGTGCTTCCGTGGGGCAGAATGCCCCGAAGATCGGGACCCAGAAGAGTGTGAGGCTGCTGTCAACGACCAGGAAGCGTTCAGGTGTCCCGCGAACGTCAACCCCCACGCCATTCGTAGGGGTAGCATCACACACTCGCTCAACAGTGACCTTCCCGACAACGTCGTCAGCGATCGCGCGAACGTGA
- a CDS encoding ester cyclase: MVKDMALTTTPEENKQIIHRFVEEVVNNGNYDRIDELVAEDLIDQTPFGETRGRDALRDTMTQIRTAFPDFSVTSHEIVAEGDSVAVRMNQRGTHEGEFMSLEPTGRTFDIEAMGFARLEDGQIAERWAQPDMLGLLQQLGVVESPGE; encoded by the coding sequence ATGGTGAAAGATATGGCGCTCACAACCACACCAGAGGAGAACAAGCAGATAATCCACCGCTTCGTTGAAGAGGTAGTGAACAACGGAAACTACGACCGCATCGACGAACTCGTCGCCGAGGATCTAATCGATCAGACACCGTTTGGGGAAACGCGAGGCCGCGATGCATTACGAGACACTATGACCCAAATCCGGACCGCGTTTCCGGACTTCTCCGTGACCTCTCACGAGATTGTTGCAGAGGGGGATAGCGTGGCAGTGCGAATGAACCAGCGGGGAACCCACGAAGGCGAATTCATGAGCTTGGAACCGACTGGCCGAACATTTGACATCGAAGCCATGGGTTTCGCTCGGTTGGAAGATGGACAGATCGCTGAACGGTGGGCGCAGCCCGATATGCTTGGTCTATTGCAACAACTTGGTGTCGTGGAGTCACCCGGCGAATAA
- a CDS encoding tyrosine-type recombinase/integrase: MPAPRGFEARFICLLGDRLGLRAGKIAHFHSSWLNWNRKLIRIPQHEPCDCGYCRRQARQKVAHNDQLTETDAIASRWYPKTVASARSIPFDLSLRIELCINRFANRYSGFPRSRSTVNRRVKEATDQANLTGRIYPHCLRTTAASHHAYKGVAPVPLQALMGWSDLATAQKYIRISGTATADALRRVHHK; the protein is encoded by the coding sequence TTGCCAGCACCACGTGGCTTCGAGGCACGGTTCATCTGTCTGCTCGGTGATCGGCTTGGCCTCCGCGCTGGGAAAATCGCACACTTTCATAGCTCTTGGTTAAACTGGAATCGCAAACTCATTCGTATTCCACAGCACGAGCCGTGTGACTGCGGGTACTGCCGCCGACAGGCCCGTCAGAAAGTCGCCCACAATGACCAACTGACTGAAACTGACGCTATCGCTTCACGCTGGTACCCAAAGACCGTCGCATCAGCTCGGTCAATCCCCTTCGATCTTTCACTCCGAATCGAACTCTGTATCAACCGGTTCGCCAACCGCTACAGTGGCTTCCCACGGTCGCGGTCAACGGTCAACCGCCGCGTCAAAGAAGCCACCGACCAAGCGAATCTCACTGGACGAATTTATCCACACTGCCTACGGACAACCGCAGCCAGCCATCATGCGTACAAGGGAGTAGCCCCGGTACCGCTACAGGCACTGATGGGTTGGAGTGACCTTGCGACTGCCCAGAAGTACATCCGGATCTCCGGAACCGCGACCGCCGACGCACTCCGTCGAGTCCACCACAAATAA